One Phragmites australis chromosome 23, lpPhrAust1.1, whole genome shotgun sequence DNA window includes the following coding sequences:
- the LOC133906700 gene encoding iron-sulfur cluster co-chaperone protein HscB homolog: protein MWRRAGAGRIRLHLNAAAAAAAAGRRVRRPLLPPIPTAPSSSASCSSPSGHNLGIIRDSIRAPSRSLSNQASRGGDGGSVCWSCGARGAFLSCGSCGSVQPIDPAVDYFQIFGLKREYNIKDNSLEGKYKDWQKKLHPDLVHTKSEKERGFAAEQSALVIDAYRTLSRPLSRALYLLLLEGIHVDEEKTISDPELLMEMMEIREAVNDASDSQTLEKIQSQIKRKLETWSDSFQEAFDKRDFDRAVEATQRMKYYERAMEETVKKL from the exons ATGTGGCGCCGAGCCGGAGCCGGACGAATTCGCCTCCACctcaacgccgccgccgccgccgccgccgctggccgtCGTGTACGGCGACCCTTACTACCTCCTATCCCCACAGCCCCATCGTCCTCTGCCTCTTGCTCCTCCCCTTCCGGCCACAATCTTGGAATCATCCGGGATTCCATCAGGGCTCCCTCGCGGAGCCTGTCGAACCAGGCAAGCAGAGGAGGTGACGGCGGCAGCGTGTGCTGGAGCTGCGGCGCGAGGGGCGCGTTCCTCTCGTGCGGGTCCTGCGGGAGCGTGCAGCCCATCGACCCCGCCGTCGACTACTTCCAAATCTTTGGCCT AAAAAGAGAATACAACATAAAGGATAATAGTTTAGAAGGGAAGTACAAGGACTGGCAGAAGAAGTTACATCCTGACCTAGTTCATACCAAATCTGAG AAAGAGAGAGGGTTTGCTGCCGAGCAGTCAGCACTTGTAATTGATGCATACCGCACGCTCAGCCGACCATTATCAAGGGCATTATATTTG CTTCTACTCGAGGGCATACATGTTGATGAAGAGAAGACTATCAGTGATCCTGAACTTCTTATGGAG ATGATGGAGATACGAGAAGCTGTTAATGATGCCAGTGATTCTCAAACCCTGGAGAAGATCCAGTCTCAG ATTAAGAGAAAGCTCGAAACTTGGTCCGATTCTTTCCAGGAAGCGTTCGACAAGAGGGATTTTGACCGTGCAGTGGAAGCTACACAACGAATGAAGTACTATGAACGTGCGATGGAAGAAACTGTGAAGAAACTCTGA